The following proteins are encoded in a genomic region of Pyrus communis chromosome 11, drPyrComm1.1, whole genome shotgun sequence:
- the LOC137708527 gene encoding O-fucosyltransferase 13 isoform X2, whose amino-acid sequence MRRDLCDGVGIARLLNATLVLPKFEVAAYWNESSGFADVFDVDYFIQQLNGFIKVVKELPSEISSKEPVHVDCSKRKGQFDYIESVLPALLEHHYISITPAMSQRRDRYPQYAKASLCQACYSALRLTKSLEKAASELLEAIPKPFLSLHLRFEPDMVAYSQCAYPYVSPSSIEAIEAARGDRKPWTGELAQIWRKRGKCPLTPNETAFILQALSIPTNTNIYLAAGDGLMEIEGLTSVYTNVVTKSSLLSGEDFKSMHGNTKAALDYYVSINSDSYIATYFGNMDKMVAAMRAFKGLYKTLFLSRRAFAEFTSQGLSGKELMEALWKAHRDDFVMGKGSALPDCFCEFKL is encoded by the exons ATGCGGAGAGAT TTATGTGATGGTGTTGGTATTGCCCGTCTTTTAAATGCAACCCTGGTTCTGCCAAAGTTTGAGGTGGCTGCTTATTGGAACGAATCTAG TGGTTTTGCAGATGTCTTTGATGTCGATTACTTCATTCAACAGTTGAATGGATTCATCAAAGTTGTCAAAGAGCTGCCATCAGAGATTTCGTCAAAAGAACCTGTCCATGTAGATTGTAGCAAACGAAAGGGCCAATTTGATTACATTGAAAGTGTTCTTCCAGCCCTGTTAGAGCATCATTATATTTCAATTACACCAGCAATGAGCCAAAGACGGGATAG GTATCCTCAGTATGCAAAAGCTTCACTTTGTCAAGCTTGCTACAGTGCATTACGCCTCACTAAATCCTTGGAGAAGGCGGCCTCCGAACTTCTTGAAGCCATACCCAAACCTTTCCTCTCACTTCACCTTCGTTTCGAGCCTGATATGGTAGCTTACAGTCAATGTGCATATCCATACGTTTCTCCTTCATCCATTGAAGCCATTGAGGCAGCGCGAGGAGATAGAAAACCATGGACCGGAGAGCTTGCCCAGATTTGGAGGAAACGAGGGAAATGTCCTCTTACGCCTAATGAGACAGCCTTCATACTCCAAGCGCTATCCATCCCAACGAACACAAATATTTATCTGGCAGCTGGGGACGGTCTAATGGAAATTGAAGGGTTAACTTCTGTTTACACGAATGTAGTTACCAAGTCTAGCCTTCTTAGCGGTGAGGATTTCAAAAGCATGCATGGGAACACGAAAGCAGCGTTGGACTACTACGTGTCGATTAATAGCGATTCCTATATCGCAACATATTTTGGAAATATGGATAAGATGGTTGCAGCAATGCGAGCTTTTAAGGGCTTGTACAAGACACTTTTCTTAAGCAGAAGAGCTTTTGCAGAGTTCACTTCTCAAGGTTTGAGCGGGAAGGAATTGATGGAAGCTCTATGGAAGGCCCACAGAGATGATTTTGTCATGGGGAAAGGATCAGCTTTGCCGGATTGCTTTTGTGAGTTCAAGTTATGA
- the LOC137708527 gene encoding O-fucosyltransferase 13 isoform X1, whose translation MVAISVKPAFIVGVLTLSLVLAVLLLSSPTSPFYRTPLFLNSPMSKLDIWSVGRMVDWRPCKWWLQGHLTALPSKSNGFIRVDCYGGLNQMRRDLCDGVGIARLLNATLVLPKFEVAAYWNESSGFADVFDVDYFIQQLNGFIKVVKELPSEISSKEPVHVDCSKRKGQFDYIESVLPALLEHHYISITPAMSQRRDRYPQYAKASLCQACYSALRLTKSLEKAASELLEAIPKPFLSLHLRFEPDMVAYSQCAYPYVSPSSIEAIEAARGDRKPWTGELAQIWRKRGKCPLTPNETAFILQALSIPTNTNIYLAAGDGLMEIEGLTSVYTNVVTKSSLLSGEDFKSMHGNTKAALDYYVSINSDSYIATYFGNMDKMVAAMRAFKGLYKTLFLSRRAFAEFTSQGLSGKELMEALWKAHRDDFVMGKGSALPDCFCEFKL comes from the exons ATGGTGGCGATTTCAGTGAAGCCCGCCTTCATCGTAGGAGTCCTCACACTCTCTCTCGTCCTCGCCGTCCTCCTCTTATCGTCCCCCACTTCCCCTTTCTACAGAACCCCTCTCTTTCTCAATTCACCCAT GAGCAAATTGGATATATGGAGTGTTGGGAGGATGGTAGATTGGAGACCTTGCAAGTGGTGGCTACAAGGACACCTCACTG CTCTGCCATCAAAGAGTAATGGATTCATTCGAGTGGATTGCTATGGGGGCCTTAATCAGATGCGGAGAGAT TTATGTGATGGTGTTGGTATTGCCCGTCTTTTAAATGCAACCCTGGTTCTGCCAAAGTTTGAGGTGGCTGCTTATTGGAACGAATCTAG TGGTTTTGCAGATGTCTTTGATGTCGATTACTTCATTCAACAGTTGAATGGATTCATCAAAGTTGTCAAAGAGCTGCCATCAGAGATTTCGTCAAAAGAACCTGTCCATGTAGATTGTAGCAAACGAAAGGGCCAATTTGATTACATTGAAAGTGTTCTTCCAGCCCTGTTAGAGCATCATTATATTTCAATTACACCAGCAATGAGCCAAAGACGGGATAG GTATCCTCAGTATGCAAAAGCTTCACTTTGTCAAGCTTGCTACAGTGCATTACGCCTCACTAAATCCTTGGAGAAGGCGGCCTCCGAACTTCTTGAAGCCATACCCAAACCTTTCCTCTCACTTCACCTTCGTTTCGAGCCTGATATGGTAGCTTACAGTCAATGTGCATATCCATACGTTTCTCCTTCATCCATTGAAGCCATTGAGGCAGCGCGAGGAGATAGAAAACCATGGACCGGAGAGCTTGCCCAGATTTGGAGGAAACGAGGGAAATGTCCTCTTACGCCTAATGAGACAGCCTTCATACTCCAAGCGCTATCCATCCCAACGAACACAAATATTTATCTGGCAGCTGGGGACGGTCTAATGGAAATTGAAGGGTTAACTTCTGTTTACACGAATGTAGTTACCAAGTCTAGCCTTCTTAGCGGTGAGGATTTCAAAAGCATGCATGGGAACACGAAAGCAGCGTTGGACTACTACGTGTCGATTAATAGCGATTCCTATATCGCAACATATTTTGGAAATATGGATAAGATGGTTGCAGCAATGCGAGCTTTTAAGGGCTTGTACAAGACACTTTTCTTAAGCAGAAGAGCTTTTGCAGAGTTCACTTCTCAAGGTTTGAGCGGGAAGGAATTGATGGAAGCTCTATGGAAGGCCCACAGAGATGATTTTGTCATGGGGAAAGGATCAGCTTTGCCGGATTGCTTTTGTGAGTTCAAGTTATGA
- the LOC137707606 gene encoding pentatricopeptide repeat-containing protein At1g52640, mitochondrial: MSLRSLPSKPKTLHSIFHSLLSPSKRNTHRHPFSSLTHHNPPSPPSPHLVSEFSRILSDHRNPHHDLELSLNALSTQISTDLVEQVLKRCKNLGLSAHRFFLWAKTIPGFRHSAESYHILIDILGSSKQYAVLWDFLIEVRESKCCEIGPEIFWLIFRVYSRANLPRDAIRALNRMVEFGIKPSVHDLDQLLYTLCKRKHVKYAHEFFDKVKSGFELNAKTYSILMRGWGDVGDSDEARKLFDEMTERGCLVDVPAYNSYLEALCKGGKVDEAYKIFREMGSNGVVPDACTYSIFIRAYCEVDDIHSVFRVLDRMRRYNLLPNVYTYNCVIKKLCKNEKVEEAYQLLDEMIERSVMPDTWSYNAIQAYHCDHCEVNGSLRLLSRMEKDNCMPDRHTYNMVLKLLIRIGRFDRATEVWESMGKRGFYPSVSTYSVMIHGLCKKKRKLEEACKYFEIMIDEGIPPYSSTVEMLSNRIRGLGLLDHIEILASKMEQSTSCSIQELANLMRGNKAYVASRSVESDFESD, translated from the coding sequence ATGTCCCTGAGATCTCTACCCtctaaacccaaaacccttcaCTCTATCTTCCACTCTCTTCTCTCACCCTCCAAACGCAACACTCACCGCCACCCCTTCTCTTCTCTCACCCACCACAACCCGCCATCTCCACCATCACCGCACCTGGTAAGCGAGTTCTCCCGCATCCTCAGCGACCACAGGAACCCTCACCACGACTTGGAGCTCTCCCTCAACGCTCTGTCTACCCAAATCTCCACAGACTTGGTTGAGCAAGTTCTGAAACGCTGCAAAAATCTCGGGCTTTCTGCACACAGATTCTTTCTTTGGGCTAAAACAATTCCGGGTTTTCGACATAGCGCTGAAAGCTATCACATTTTGATTGACATTTTAGGAAGTAGCAAGCAATATGCTGTGTTGTGGGATTTCCTCATAGAAGTGAGAGAGTCCAAGTGTTGTGAGATTGGCCCGGAAATTTTCTGGCTTATTTTTCGGGTTTATAGTAGAGCTAATTTGCCTCGCGACGCCATTCGAGCTTTAAATCGAATGGTTGAGTTTGGAATTAAGCCCAGTGTTCATGATCTTGATCAGCTTCTTTACACATTATGTAAAAGAAAGCATGTCAAGTATGCCCATGAATTTTTTGATAAAGTTAAGAGTGGGTTTGAGTTGAATGCGAAAACTTATAGTATTTTGATGAGAGGTTGGGGAGACGTTGGTGATTCGGATGAAGCACGTAAGCTGTTTGATGAAATGACTGAACGAGGATGTTTGGTTGATGTGCCTGCGTATAATAGTTATTTGGAGGCTCTGTGTAAAGGTGGGAAAGTTGACGAGGCGTATAAGATATTTCGGGAGATGGGGTCGAATGGAGTTGTACCGGATGCTTGTACCTATTCGATTTTCATTCGTGCTTATTGTGAGGTGGATGATATTCATTCAGTTTTTAGGGTGCTTGATAGGATGAGGAGATATAATCTTTTGCCCAATGTGTATACTTACAATTGTGTTATCAAGAAATTGTGTAAGAACGAAAAGGTGGAAGAGGCTTACCAACTTTTGGATGAAATGATTGAGAGGAGTGTTATGCCGGATACGTGGAGTTACAATGCAATCCAGGCTTATCATTGTGATCACTGCGAGGTTAATGGGTCTCTCAGGCTGTTATCTAGAATGGAAAAAGACAACTGCATGCCCGATCGACATACTTACAATATGGTGCTTAAGTTGCTAATCAGGATAGGAAGATTTGATAGGGCAACTGAAGTTTGGGAGAGTATGGGGAAGAGAGGATTTTATCCTTCTGTTTCAACATACTCTGTCATGATTCATGGCTTATGCAAGAAGAAACGTAAACTAGAGGAGGCTTGTAAATACTTTGAGATAATGATCGATGAAGGTATACCGCCATACTCTTCTACTGTTGAGATGCTGAGTAACCGGATTAGGGGCTTAGGGCTCCTCGACCATATTGAGATACTTGCAAGTAAGATGGAACAAAGCACTTCTTGCTCAATACAAGAGTTGGCAAACTTGATGAGAGGTAATAAAGCTTATGTAGCATCGAGAAGTGTAGAGAGTGACTTTGAAAGTGACTGA
- the LOC137707607 gene encoding uncharacterized protein At2g34160-like: MEEITEGVNNITVNASDSHKKNRIQVSNTKKPLFFYVNLAKRYMQQFNEVELSALGMAIATVVTIAEILKNNGLAVEKKIMTSTVDIKDDSRGRPVQKAKIEIVLGKSEDFDDLMAAAAEERLIAAAEEQS; this comes from the exons ATGGAGGAGATAACTGAAGGCGTGAACAATATCACCGTCAATGCCTCCGATTCGCACAAGAAGAACCGAATTCAGGTATCGAATACCAAGAAGCCACTATTCTTCTATGTAAATCTTGCCAAG AGGTATATGCAACAGTTCAATGAGGTGGAGCTCTCTGCTTTGGGAATGG CTATTGCCACAGTTGTCACAATCGCAGAAATTCTGAAAAACAATGGACTGGCTGTTGAGAAGA AAATCATGACATCGACTGTTGACATAAAGGATGATTCTAGGGGAAGACCGGTGCAAAAGGCCAAG ATTGAGATAGTACTTGGGAAGTCGGAAGACTTTGATGACTTGATGGCCGCTGCAGCTGAGGAGAGGTTGATTGCAGCTGCGGAGGAGCAAAGCTGA